One genomic window of Anthonomus grandis grandis chromosome 3, icAntGran1.3, whole genome shotgun sequence includes the following:
- the LOC126734133 gene encoding uncharacterized protein LOC126734133, whose translation MYIVERRELLRRGLHVMNSVSKMLSDSEDYLLENSALKVLCLKGVRSYTVHPLNQERHTLGEYHNLFPQLKEYPGRFFQYTRMEHSTFVYILDLIQPEIVTKFTNFVKQPIEPEEKLVITLRYLATGSSFKSLSFSFRVGASTVSRIVKETVNVLWNVLQPLHMQHPSKEIFAQTSKEFSHLWNFPNCMGCIDGNHVRISCPPHSGTMFSNYKKFYSIVLLGVCDAKYRFHVIDVGGFGKQSDGATFASCDFYHMIKNNQVDIPDDACLPGTNFTTPLVFLADEAFPLSVSVLTPHNVENLNDEKMVFNKRHARKSIECTFGIMFSK comes from the exons ATGTACATAGTAGAGCGGCGAGAACTGCTGCGAAGAGGGCTTCATGTCATGAATTCAGTCAGCAAAATGCTGTCTGACAGTGAAGATTACTTGTTGGAAAATAGTGCTCTTAAAGTGTTATGTCTTAAAGGTGTTAGAAGTTATACTGTTCATCCATTGAACCAAGAACGTCATACATTAGGCGAATACCATAACCTATTTCCACAACTAAAGGAGTACCCTGGTCGGTTTTTTCAATACACCAGGATGGAGCACAGTACCTTTGTGTATATTTTAGATCTCATACAACCTGAAATCGTAACAAAATTCACCAATTTCGTCAAGCAGCCTATTGAACCTGAGGAGAAGCTGGTTATAACATTGAG ATACTTGGCAACTGGTTCTTCATTCAAAAGTTTATCATTCTCATTTCGTGTTGGAGCTTCTACAGTTAGCAGGATAGTGAAAGAAACCGTTAATGTTCTATGGAATGTTTTGCAACCCCTACATATGCAACATCCTTCAAAAGAAATCTTTGCTCAGACAAGCAAGGAATTCAGTCACTtgtggaattttccaaattgcaTGGGATGCATCGATGGAAACCATGTAAGAATTTCGTGCCCACCACATTCAGGCACGATGTTTTCCAATTACAAAAAGTTCTACTCCATTGTTTTGCTAGGAGTTTGTGATGCAAAATATAGATTTCATGTAATAGATGTTGGTGGGTTTGGCAAGCAAAGTGATGGAGCCACTTTTGCTTCCTGTGACTTTTATCACatgataaaaaacaatcaaGTTGATATTCCGGATGATGCTTGTTTGCCTGGAACTAATTTTACGACGCCATTGGTATTTCTCGCAGATGAAGCCTTTCCCTTATCTGTGAGTGTTCTGACACCTCACAACGTAGAGAATCTCAATGATGAAAAAATGGTCTTCAATAAAAGGCACGCTCGAAAAAGTATAGAGTGTACGTTTGGAATCATGTTCTCTAAATGA